A genome region from Streptomyces sp. NBC_01296 includes the following:
- a CDS encoding cupredoxin domain-containing protein, whose translation MPTTLVLHGKDSGGCARAFTIPELGVQEIVKRDGDTDVDLGTRKPGTLRFTCAMGMQTGAIEFKKDL comes from the coding sequence GTGCCCACCACGCTCGTGCTGCACGGCAAGGACTCGGGCGGCTGCGCCAGGGCGTTCACCATCCCCGAACTCGGGGTGCAGGAGATCGTCAAACGCGACGGTGACACCGACGTCGACCTGGGCACCCGCAAGCCGGGAACCCTCCGTTTCACATGCGCCATGGGCATGCAGACCGGCGCCATCGAGTTCAAGAAGGACTTGTAA
- a CDS encoding cation transporter, whose amino-acid sequence MKLFSRKNKTEADGGFQVELLIEGMHCTSCGLLIDDELEDLPGVRSATTDTRSGRSIVRLEEGAHVDSATLVAAVDGAGDCKARLAV is encoded by the coding sequence ATGAAGCTCTTCAGCCGAAAGAACAAGACTGAAGCCGACGGCGGCTTCCAGGTCGAGCTCCTCATCGAAGGCATGCACTGCACCAGCTGCGGCCTCCTCATCGACGACGAGCTGGAAGACCTCCCCGGCGTCCGCTCGGCCACCACGGACACCCGCTCCGGGCGCAGCATCGTCCGTCTGGAGGAGGGCGCACACGTCGACAGCGCGACTCTCGTCGCCGCGGTGGACGGGGCGGGCGACTGCAAGGCCCGGCTCGCCGTGTAG
- a CDS encoding ArsR/SmtB family transcription factor has product MTTKVLPLLEPEAVAACCPPLSERPLTAEEAERTAVMFKALGDPVRLRLFSLVASHEGGEACVCDISDVGVSQPTVSHHLKKLREAGLLSSERRGTWVYYRVEPAVLAAMGQLLTRAASA; this is encoded by the coding sequence ATGACTACGAAGGTGTTGCCGCTGCTGGAGCCGGAGGCCGTGGCGGCGTGCTGCCCGCCCCTGTCTGAGCGCCCGCTGACGGCCGAGGAGGCCGAGCGGACCGCCGTCATGTTCAAGGCCCTGGGCGACCCGGTCCGCCTGAGGCTGTTCTCGCTGGTCGCCTCACACGAGGGCGGCGAGGCATGCGTGTGCGACATCTCCGACGTGGGTGTCTCCCAGCCGACGGTCTCCCATCACCTGAAGAAGCTGCGCGAGGCCGGGCTGCTGTCCTCCGAACGGCGCGGCACCTGGGTGTACTACCGGGTCGAGCCCGCGGTGCTCGCCGCCATGGGCCAGCTCCTGACCCGCGCGGCCTCCGCATGA
- a CDS encoding ArsR/SmtB family transcription factor: MMTSVDTDLIRVLADPLRLQIVTLLARETLCTTHLVEETGAKQTNLSNHLKVLREAGVVDTEPCGRYIYYRLRPEVIEALAGQFADLATTARATAEANLKRSCP; this comes from the coding sequence ATGATGACGTCAGTCGACACTGATCTGATCCGGGTTCTGGCCGACCCGCTCAGGCTCCAGATCGTGACCCTGCTCGCGCGCGAGACGCTGTGCACCACCCACCTTGTGGAAGAGACGGGTGCCAAGCAGACGAACCTCTCCAACCACCTGAAGGTGCTGCGCGAGGCCGGGGTCGTGGATACGGAGCCATGCGGGAGGTACATCTACTACCGGCTGCGCCCGGAAGTCATCGAAGCCCTCGCCGGTCAGTTCGCCGACCTCGCCACGACCGCGCGTGCCACCGCCGAAGCGAACCTCAAGCGGTCCTGCCCATAG
- a CDS encoding MFS transporter — MTTVPNTQASVAATGTGVRSRPRAALPALCATQITSWGIVYYAFPVLLPRLTADTGWSANATTGAFSLALLVSALVGIPVGRILDRRGPRAVMTAGSGIGVLAVLTIAAAPNLPAFFLGWTLAGIAMAATFYPPAFAAVTRWWGPDRVRALTIITLAGGLASTVFAPLTAALADHLSWRQTYAVLALILAAITIPAHALALRAPWPPAPAAPPTTDRTPVAKTRPFVVLAAAFTLSSFAMYAVVIGLIPLLTERGVDATTAAWALGLGGAGQTLGRTLYASLAGRTSVTGRTVALIALGGATTAALALIPGPLPLLVVLAVLAGVVRGNLTLLQATAVTDRWGTTHYGHLSGLLGAPARIAAALAPWAGAALAGPLGGYPQLFGMLAVLSGVAACLAVRGRSDATSAP; from the coding sequence CTGACCACCGTGCCCAACACCCAGGCCAGCGTGGCCGCGACCGGAACGGGGGTCCGGTCGCGGCCGCGCGCCGCCCTGCCCGCCCTGTGCGCCACCCAGATCACCAGCTGGGGCATCGTCTACTACGCCTTCCCCGTACTCCTCCCGCGCCTCACGGCCGACACCGGCTGGTCCGCCAACGCGACCACCGGCGCATTCTCCCTGGCCCTGCTCGTCTCCGCTCTGGTCGGAATCCCTGTCGGCCGGATACTCGACCGCCGAGGTCCCCGAGCGGTGATGACCGCCGGATCCGGCATCGGAGTCCTCGCCGTCCTGACCATCGCCGCCGCTCCCAATTTGCCCGCCTTCTTTCTCGGCTGGACCCTGGCCGGAATCGCCATGGCGGCCACCTTCTACCCGCCCGCCTTCGCCGCCGTCACCCGCTGGTGGGGACCGGACCGGGTCCGGGCGCTGACCATCATCACCCTGGCCGGCGGCCTGGCCTCCACCGTCTTCGCACCGCTCACCGCCGCCCTCGCGGACCACCTCAGCTGGCGGCAGACGTATGCCGTCCTCGCCCTCATCCTGGCCGCGATCACCATCCCGGCCCACGCCCTGGCCCTACGAGCCCCCTGGCCCCCGGCGCCTGCGGCCCCGCCCACCACCGACCGCACCCCGGTAGCCAAGACTCGCCCCTTCGTAGTCCTGGCGGCGGCCTTCACCCTCTCCAGCTTCGCCATGTACGCCGTCGTCATCGGGCTGATCCCGCTCCTCACCGAACGCGGTGTCGACGCCACAACAGCCGCCTGGGCTCTGGGACTCGGCGGCGCGGGCCAGACCCTCGGTCGCACCCTCTACGCGAGCCTGGCCGGCCGTACCTCGGTCACCGGCCGCACGGTCGCCCTCATCGCCCTCGGCGGCGCGACCACGGCAGCGCTCGCCCTCATCCCAGGTCCGCTGCCCCTGCTGGTTGTCCTCGCAGTCTTGGCAGGAGTCGTCCGCGGCAACCTCACCCTCCTGCAGGCCACCGCCGTCACCGACCGGTGGGGCACCACCCACTACGGCCACCTCTCCGGACTCCTCGGCGCCCCGGCTCGCATCGCCGCCGCCCTCGCCCCCTGGGCTGGCGCCGCCCTGGCCGGCCCTCTCGGCGGCTACCCCCAGCTCTTCGGGATGCTCGCGGTGCTCTCCGGTGTGGCCGCGTGCCTCGCGGTGCGGGGACGGAGTGACGCGACATCAGCTCCGTAA
- a CDS encoding arsenate reductase ArsC has translation MSSAPSASVLFVCIHNAGRSQMAAGFLRHLAGDRVEVRSAGSVPGDRINPSAVAAMAELGIDISDQKPKVLTPEAAQASDYIITMGCGDACPYFPGKTYLDWQLEDPAGQGVEAVRPIRDEIKGLIEGLIAEIDAKPKA, from the coding sequence ATGTCCTCCGCTCCCAGCGCCTCTGTCCTGTTCGTCTGCATCCACAACGCGGGCCGCTCCCAGATGGCGGCCGGGTTCCTGCGGCACCTCGCCGGGGACCGCGTCGAGGTCCGCTCCGCCGGCTCCGTCCCTGGAGACCGGATCAACCCCTCCGCCGTGGCCGCCATGGCGGAGCTGGGCATCGACATCTCCGACCAGAAGCCGAAGGTCCTCACCCCCGAGGCCGCCCAGGCATCGGACTACATCATCACGATGGGCTGCGGCGACGCCTGCCCGTACTTCCCCGGCAAGACCTACCTCGACTGGCAGCTCGAGGACCCGGCCGGCCAGGGCGTCGAGGCCGTCCGCCCCATCCGCGACGAGATCAAGGGCCTCATCGAGGGCCTGATCGCCGAGATCGACGCCAAGCCGAAGGCCTGA
- a CDS encoding YidB family protein encodes MNDGVATPTTVSISVKGLSDAGLEPQLRSWISSGPNEPVTAEQITRAIGEDRLAQAAESLGREPGDLAASLAADLPGLIDTASPNGHVELARAQDETVAIQARTAGSIHAYIEGGPASLYNGSDAIALTTKSNGVTLTAIPQEVLDDATSTPGTQADMTITAARPLDTQNGLYTADMTVIFDAVPRSQ; translated from the coding sequence GTGAACGACGGCGTGGCGACGCCGACAACCGTTTCGATCTCGGTGAAGGGCCTCTCGGACGCCGGTCTGGAACCGCAGCTGCGGTCCTGGATCAGCTCCGGACCCAACGAGCCCGTGACCGCCGAACAGATCACCCGGGCCATCGGGGAGGACCGGCTCGCCCAGGCCGCCGAATCCCTCGGCCGCGAGCCCGGCGACCTCGCCGCAAGTCTCGCCGCAGATCTCCCCGGCCTCATCGACACCGCCTCCCCCAACGGCCACGTCGAATTGGCCCGCGCCCAGGACGAAACCGTCGCCATCCAAGCCCGAACGGCAGGCAGCATCCACGCCTACATCGAAGGAGGACCCGCCTCTCTCTACAACGGGTCCGACGCCATCGCACTGACCACCAAGTCCAATGGCGTGACGCTGACCGCAATCCCTCAAGAGGTCTTGGACGACGCGACCTCCACTCCCGGAACCCAAGCCGACATGACGATCACCGCCGCACGCCCGCTCGACACCCAGAACGGGCTCTACACGGCCGACATGACCGTGATCTTCGACGCTGTGCCTCGCTCCCAGTAA
- a CDS encoding MIP/aquaporin family protein: MTATEPVAAPAAESDIAADEPQPAPGATPPRTPLIARAAAELVGSAALVAIVVGSGIQATKLTQDVALQLLANSTATVFGLGVLIALLGPVSGAHFNPAVTLAEWWTARRGGAGVTARELAVYVPSQIVGAIAGAILADAMFGEPLVKWSTHDRSAGNLLLGELVATAGLILLIFGLARTDRLRFAPVAVASYIGAAYWFTSSTSFANPAVTIGRAFTDTFAGIAPGSVPAFVGMQLVGAVVGLALVAVIFMRGKNDTEQPAA; the protein is encoded by the coding sequence TTGACCGCCACCGAGCCCGTCGCCGCCCCCGCAGCGGAGAGCGACATAGCCGCCGACGAGCCCCAGCCCGCACCCGGCGCGACCCCGCCCCGCACTCCGCTGATCGCCCGCGCCGCCGCCGAGCTGGTGGGCTCTGCCGCGCTGGTCGCGATCGTCGTCGGCTCCGGCATCCAGGCCACGAAGCTCACGCAGGACGTGGCTCTCCAGCTGCTGGCCAACTCCACGGCCACGGTCTTCGGCCTCGGCGTCCTGATCGCCCTGCTCGGGCCGGTCTCCGGCGCACACTTCAACCCGGCCGTCACGCTGGCCGAGTGGTGGACCGCCCGCCGCGGTGGCGCCGGAGTCACCGCCCGCGAGCTGGCCGTGTACGTGCCTTCGCAGATCGTCGGTGCGATCGCGGGCGCGATCCTGGCGGACGCGATGTTCGGCGAGCCGCTGGTCAAGTGGTCCACGCACGACCGCTCCGCCGGAAACCTCCTTCTCGGTGAGCTCGTTGCGACCGCCGGCCTGATCCTGCTGATCTTCGGCCTGGCCCGCACCGACCGGCTCCGCTTCGCGCCCGTCGCGGTCGCCTCGTACATCGGTGCCGCGTACTGGTTCACCTCCTCCACCTCCTTCGCCAACCCGGCGGTGACCATCGGCCGCGCCTTTACCGACACGTTCGCGGGCATCGCCCCCGGCTCGGTCCCGGCGTTCGTCGGCATGCAGCTGGTCGGCGCGGTGGTGGGCCTGGCTCTGGTGGCGGTCATCTTCATGCGCGGCAAGAACGACACGGAGCAGCCCGCGGCATGA
- a CDS encoding sulfite exporter TauE/SafE family protein: MRTDQNLSPLRATPTAPVVFGAGAAIGVLGGMIGLGGAEFRLPLLISLFGFAALSAVILNKAMSLVVVLVALPARLAAVPAAEVAARWPVAVNLLAGSLLGAWAGASWAVRMRSSTLYKVLAVLMVLMAVALVITHTTALSTLDLPLWAQVPAGVVAGFGIGVVAAIMGVAGGELLIPTIVLLFGEDIKTAGSLSLLVSLPTMLVAFARYSRDGSFDVLGANRRFTIVMAAGSITGAVLGGLLLGVFPDVVLIPALAVILLISAVKLARHN; the protein is encoded by the coding sequence ATGCGCACTGACCAGAACCTCAGCCCCCTCCGCGCGACGCCCACGGCACCGGTGGTGTTCGGTGCGGGAGCGGCCATCGGCGTGCTGGGCGGAATGATCGGGCTGGGCGGCGCGGAGTTCCGCCTGCCGCTCCTGATCAGCCTCTTCGGATTCGCCGCGCTCTCGGCCGTCATCCTGAACAAGGCGATGAGCCTGGTCGTGGTCCTGGTCGCACTGCCTGCCCGTCTGGCGGCGGTCCCGGCCGCCGAGGTGGCCGCACGCTGGCCCGTCGCGGTCAACCTGCTGGCCGGAAGCCTGCTGGGTGCCTGGGCCGGAGCATCCTGGGCAGTGCGGATGCGTTCCTCGACCCTCTACAAGGTGCTGGCTGTTCTGATGGTGCTCATGGCGGTCGCCCTGGTGATCACGCACACCACCGCCCTGAGCACGCTCGACCTGCCGCTGTGGGCGCAGGTGCCTGCCGGTGTCGTCGCCGGGTTCGGCATCGGTGTCGTCGCGGCGATCATGGGCGTGGCCGGCGGCGAGCTGCTGATCCCGACGATCGTGCTGCTGTTCGGGGAGGACATCAAGACCGCCGGCAGCCTCTCCCTGCTGGTGTCCCTGCCCACGATGCTGGTGGCGTTCGCCCGCTACAGCCGCGACGGCAGCTTCGACGTCCTGGGCGCGAACCGCCGCTTCACCATCGTCATGGCCGCAGGCTCGATCACCGGCGCGGTCCTGGGCGGGCTGCTGCTGGGCGTGTTCCCGGACGTGGTCCTCATCCCCGCGCTGGCCGTGATCCTGCTCATCTCCGCAGTCAAGCTCGCCCGTCACAACTGA
- a CDS encoding ArsO family NAD(P)H-dependent flavin-containing monooxygenase — MTERTAVVVIGGGQAGLAAGYHLRRLGVEHVILDAQAAPGGAWQHTWDSLHLFSPAQYSSLPGRLMPAQPGQTYPDAQHVVEYLADYEKRYELPVQRGVWVDAVHREGARLRVESDSGDWRARAVVTATGTWTRPFIPAVPGRREFSGRQVHTVQYKSPAEFAGQRVIVVGGGNSGAQIAADLASVADLTWVTLRPPRYLADDIDGRALFDAATARRRALDVGLTDTGGVASLGDIVAVPPVRAARDAGLLHAKPMFTRLTTIGAEWADGAVAEADAVIWCTGFRPALAHFASLRLRGTRGHIATVGTRAVDEPRLHLLGYGDWTGPASATLIGVGRTARDAARDISEILQA; from the coding sequence ATGACGGAGCGCACGGCCGTGGTGGTGATCGGCGGCGGCCAAGCAGGGCTTGCCGCCGGCTACCACCTGCGCCGCCTGGGCGTCGAGCACGTCATCCTCGACGCCCAGGCCGCACCCGGCGGGGCATGGCAGCACACCTGGGACTCCCTCCATCTGTTCTCTCCGGCGCAGTACTCCTCGCTGCCCGGGCGGCTGATGCCCGCCCAGCCCGGCCAGACGTACCCGGACGCGCAGCATGTCGTGGAGTACCTCGCCGACTACGAGAAGCGGTACGAGCTGCCGGTCCAGCGCGGCGTATGGGTCGACGCTGTCCACCGCGAAGGCGCTCGTCTGCGGGTGGAGAGCGACTCGGGCGACTGGCGGGCCCGCGCGGTCGTCACCGCGACCGGCACCTGGACCCGCCCGTTCATCCCCGCTGTCCCCGGTCGGCGGGAGTTCTCCGGCCGCCAGGTCCACACGGTGCAGTACAAGAGCCCGGCCGAGTTTGCTGGCCAGAGGGTGATCGTGGTCGGCGGCGGCAACTCCGGTGCCCAGATCGCCGCCGACCTCGCCTCTGTGGCCGACCTGACCTGGGTCACCCTGCGTCCGCCCCGCTATCTGGCCGACGACATCGACGGCCGGGCCCTCTTCGACGCCGCAACCGCTCGCCGTCGTGCTCTGGACGTAGGACTCACCGACACCGGTGGCGTGGCCTCCCTCGGCGACATCGTCGCCGTGCCGCCCGTACGCGCCGCCCGCGACGCCGGACTCCTTCATGCGAAGCCGATGTTCACCCGGCTCACCACCATCGGAGCCGAGTGGGCCGACGGCGCCGTCGCTGAAGCGGACGCGGTCATCTGGTGCACCGGCTTCCGCCCCGCCCTCGCCCACTTCGCCTCACTGCGCCTGCGCGGCACTCGGGGCCACATCGCGACCGTCGGCACCCGGGCCGTCGACGAACCCCGCCTGCACCTGCTCGGCTACGGCGACTGGACCGGCCCCGCCTCCGCCACCCTCATCGGCGTCGGCCGCACTGCCCGCGACGCAGCCCGGGACATCTCGGAGATTCTGCAAGCCTGA
- a CDS encoding SRPBCC family protein yields the protein MKVDVLTETVIAVPCERVAAYVADPSHAPEWYENISSVEWQTPPPAALGSRIAFVARFLGRRLAYTYEITAYEPGRRLVMRTSEGPFPMETTYTWEPHGESGAHTRMTLRNRGEPSGFATLGAPVMAAAMRRAQHKDLARLKALMERHA from the coding sequence ATGAAAGTCGACGTGCTGACCGAGACCGTGATCGCCGTTCCGTGCGAGCGGGTCGCCGCTTACGTGGCCGACCCCTCCCACGCGCCGGAGTGGTACGAGAACATCTCTTCGGTCGAGTGGCAGACCCCGCCACCCGCCGCGCTCGGCTCGCGCATCGCGTTCGTCGCCCGCTTCCTCGGCCGGCGCCTGGCCTACACCTACGAGATCACCGCGTACGAGCCCGGCCGCCGACTGGTCATGCGCACCAGCGAAGGCCCCTTCCCCATGGAGACCACGTACACATGGGAGCCTCACGGGGAAAGCGGCGCCCATACCCGCATGACCCTGCGCAACCGGGGTGAACCCAGCGGCTTCGCCACGCTCGGCGCACCGGTGATGGCGGCCGCGATGCGCCGCGCCCAGCACAAGGACCTGGCACGCCTCAAGGCCCTCATGGAGCGGCACGCCTGA
- a CDS encoding carboxymuconolactone decarboxylase family protein: MTTAVSRADVEADIKETLGLVPHFFQSIPTELLGPEWEIFKRIELGETLIPNKYKELIGVGLHAETKCRYCSLFHAEAAKLFGATDEEIQEAVHYAKASLGWSAYINGMQEDYDQFASELGQVVEYVRSKG, translated from the coding sequence ATGACGACCGCGGTCAGTCGCGCCGATGTCGAAGCGGACATCAAGGAAACCCTGGGCCTGGTGCCGCACTTCTTCCAGAGCATCCCCACCGAGCTGCTCGGCCCGGAGTGGGAGATCTTCAAGCGGATCGAACTCGGCGAGACGCTGATCCCGAACAAGTACAAGGAGCTGATCGGCGTCGGGCTGCACGCCGAGACCAAGTGCCGGTACTGCAGCCTGTTCCACGCCGAGGCCGCCAAGCTCTTCGGTGCCACGGACGAGGAGATCCAGGAGGCCGTGCACTACGCGAAGGCGAGTCTGGGCTGGAGTGCCTACATCAACGGCATGCAGGAGGACTACGACCAGTTCGCCTCCGAGCTCGGACAGGTCGTCGAGTACGTACGGTCCAAGGGCTGA
- a CDS encoding NAD(P)-binding domain-containing protein, with protein sequence MNASTEALPVVVIGAGPIGLAAAARLIERDIEPLVLEAGPVAASAVRDWSHVRLFSTWSEVVDPEAEKLLAPTGWVKPDGATYPSGGDWAELYLQPLADVLGDRVRYNATVTGVSRTGRDRIVDADRETQPFVVHLSSPEGREERIFARAVIDASGTWSTPSPAGGSGLHALGEKSAADHITYRVPDLKDPAVRTRYAGKRTAVIGSGASAFTALAYLADLAKAEGGTGTHATWILRRGISGSTFGGGTADQLPARGALGLAAKAAVDGGYADAVTGFRTDAIEKTGDGRLVLVGEDGRRLDPVDEVIVLTGFRPDLTFLDELRLGLDERLQAPVELSPLIDPNQHSCGTVYPHGATELSHPEKDVYLAGMKSYGRAPTFLAMTGYEQVRSIAAALAGDREAAERVELTLPETGVCGGAGLFDQPEAAEETGGGCCAAPATLSIGAPASSGGC encoded by the coding sequence GTGAACGCATCCACCGAAGCCCTGCCCGTCGTCGTGATCGGCGCCGGCCCGATCGGACTCGCCGCGGCTGCCCGGCTCATCGAGCGGGACATCGAGCCCCTGGTCCTGGAGGCCGGACCGGTCGCCGCGTCCGCGGTGCGCGACTGGTCGCACGTACGCCTGTTCTCCACCTGGTCCGAGGTCGTCGACCCCGAGGCGGAGAAGCTCCTCGCCCCCACCGGCTGGGTGAAGCCGGACGGTGCCACGTACCCGTCCGGTGGCGACTGGGCCGAGCTCTACCTCCAGCCCCTGGCCGACGTCCTCGGTGACCGTGTCCGCTACAACGCGACGGTCACCGGTGTCTCGCGCACCGGCCGGGACCGCATCGTCGACGCCGACCGTGAGACCCAGCCCTTCGTCGTGCACCTCAGCAGCCCCGAGGGCCGCGAGGAGAGGATCTTCGCCCGTGCCGTCATCGATGCCTCCGGAACCTGGTCCACCCCCAGCCCGGCCGGCGGCAGCGGCCTGCACGCACTCGGCGAGAAGAGCGCGGCCGACCACATCACGTACCGCGTCCCCGACCTCAAGGACCCCGCCGTCCGCACCCGCTACGCCGGCAAGCGCACTGCCGTCATCGGCTCGGGCGCCTCCGCCTTCACCGCTCTGGCCTACCTCGCCGATCTCGCCAAGGCGGAGGGCGGCACCGGGACGCACGCGACCTGGATCCTCCGTCGCGGGATCAGCGGCTCCACCTTCGGCGGCGGTACTGCCGACCAGCTGCCCGCCCGTGGCGCCCTCGGCCTCGCGGCCAAGGCCGCGGTAGACGGCGGCTATGCCGACGCGGTCACCGGATTCCGCACCGACGCCATCGAGAAGACCGGGGACGGCCGCCTGGTCCTCGTCGGTGAGGATGGCCGCCGACTGGACCCGGTCGACGAGGTCATCGTCCTGACCGGCTTCCGCCCCGACCTCACCTTCCTGGACGAGCTGCGCCTCGGCCTGGACGAGCGCCTCCAGGCCCCGGTCGAGCTCTCCCCGCTGATCGACCCCAACCAGCACTCCTGCGGCACCGTCTACCCCCACGGAGCCACCGAGCTCTCCCACCCGGAGAAGGACGTCTACCTCGCCGGCATGAAGTCCTACGGCCGCGCGCCGACCTTCCTCGCCATGACCGGCTACGAGCAGGTCCGCTCCATCGCCGCCGCCCTCGCCGGCGACCGCGAAGCCGCCGAGCGCGTCGAACTCACCCTCCCGGAGACCGGCGTGTGCGGCGGCGCGGGTCTCTTCGACCAGCCCGAGGCCGCCGAAGAGACCGGCGGCGGCTGCTGCGCCGCCCCGGCCACCCTCAGCATCGGAGCCCCCGCCTCCTCCGGCGGCTGCTGA
- a CDS encoding HIT family protein, giving the protein MDCIFCGLIREGTASWVARGPMACAFVPLNPLAPGHTLVVPTLHYADVFETPPDVLAVVTALVQRVAEAARTALNASGVNILSASGPGSEQSVPHLHFHVVPRWVDDGISTWPAGRSVHHVTGDPVARLADALASGRHHTS; this is encoded by the coding sequence ATGGACTGCATCTTCTGCGGGCTCATTCGTGAAGGCACCGCGAGCTGGGTGGCTCGTGGCCCGATGGCCTGTGCCTTCGTTCCACTGAACCCGCTGGCGCCGGGTCACACTCTGGTGGTTCCAACGCTCCATTACGCGGATGTCTTTGAGACTCCGCCCGACGTCCTCGCAGTGGTGACGGCACTGGTCCAGCGCGTGGCCGAGGCCGCGCGGACAGCCTTGAACGCCTCAGGCGTGAACATCCTCAGCGCCAGCGGCCCGGGATCGGAGCAGTCAGTGCCCCATCTGCACTTCCACGTCGTCCCGAGGTGGGTGGACGATGGAATCTCGACCTGGCCGGCCGGACGCTCCGTACATCACGTCACTGGCGATCCGGTGGCGCGGCTTGCCGACGCTCTTGCTTCGGGCCGGCACCACACAAGTTGA
- a CDS encoding GNAT family N-acetyltransferase encodes MSITIAPLAEAHADEVLAIYQAGIDEGNATFETTAPTWEAFEAGRLPEHRFAAVGDDGKVLGWVAASRVSDRCAYAGVVEHSVYVHPAARGQGVASALLTALIGSTEAAGIWTIQSGIFPENRASLALHQRAGFRVIGTRERIGRHHGAWRDVVLLERRSPRIS; translated from the coding sequence ATGAGCATCACCATCGCGCCGCTGGCCGAAGCGCACGCGGACGAGGTCCTGGCGATCTACCAGGCGGGGATCGACGAGGGCAACGCCACCTTCGAGACCACCGCCCCCACCTGGGAGGCGTTCGAGGCGGGCAGGCTGCCGGAGCACCGCTTCGCCGCCGTCGGCGACGACGGCAAGGTCCTGGGCTGGGTCGCGGCGAGCAGGGTATCGGACCGGTGCGCGTACGCGGGCGTGGTCGAACACTCCGTCTACGTCCACCCTGCCGCCCGTGGCCAGGGTGTCGCCTCCGCCCTGTTGACGGCCCTCATCGGCTCGACGGAGGCCGCGGGGATCTGGACGATCCAGTCCGGCATCTTTCCCGAGAACCGCGCCAGCCTCGCCCTCCACCAGCGGGCCGGCTTCCGGGTCATCGGCACCCGCGAGCGCATCGGCCGCCACCACGGCGCGTGGCGCGACGTGGTCCTGCTGGAGCGCCGCAGCCCGCGGATCAGCTGA
- a CDS encoding DinB family protein: MANTTPMDRQAVYEDYERARRTFHQLLDSASEADLARPTLGTKWTNGELLWHMLFGYMVVRALLVLVRVFGRLPQGASRAFARLLNGGTVPFDWVNYAGPRGAVKVYGPRRMGAAFDRVLDSLQRRLAAESDADLACGMHYPVRWDPFFKDFMTLADIYRYPTQHFDFHHRQLTLNSGDGLRRED; this comes from the coding sequence ATGGCGAACACGACTCCGATGGACCGGCAGGCCGTGTACGAGGATTACGAACGAGCCCGCCGCACCTTCCACCAACTGCTGGACTCTGCCTCCGAGGCGGACCTTGCCCGGCCGACCCTTGGTACCAAGTGGACCAATGGGGAGCTGCTGTGGCACATGCTCTTCGGCTACATGGTCGTCCGGGCTCTGCTGGTCCTGGTCCGTGTCTTCGGGCGGCTTCCCCAGGGGGCCAGCAGGGCGTTCGCCCGACTTCTGAACGGGGGAACCGTGCCGTTCGACTGGGTCAACTACGCGGGTCCACGTGGCGCCGTGAAGGTCTACGGGCCGCGCCGGATGGGGGCCGCCTTCGACCGCGTCCTCGACTCCCTCCAACGCCGGCTGGCCGCCGAGTCCGACGCCGACCTGGCCTGCGGTATGCACTACCCCGTCCGGTGGGACCCCTTCTTCAAGGACTTCATGACGCTCGCGGACATCTACCGATACCCGACGCAGCACTTCGACTTCCACCACCGCCAGCTCACCCTGAACAGCGGCGACGGGCTGCGACGGGAGGACTGA